GCGGCGGATCCGGGGAACGCTCATAGGGGTTGACCCTCCCGAGTGTCGTCGGCGCGATCGCGGGTGATCGACGGCGTCCGAATGGCCGGGAGACTATTCAGCAGATATGACAGAAATCAAGAGGTAGTAAAGCAATCTCCTCAGAACGGGCGAGTGCCCGGTCCGCTGTCGGTCGGACCGGGCACTCGCGCTCGGGTGACGGCCCGTCAGCCGTCGGATCGGAGGGGTGACGGCCCGCCGGCCGTCGGGGTGGCGGCCCGTCAGCCGCCGAACAGGTCGCCGTAGGTGGCCATCGCCGTGGCGATGTCGGCCTGCGCCCAGAACCGGTGGTACGTGAAGGTCGGCGCGGCGCCGCCGTTCAGGTACGACTGGACCTTGGCGAACGACGGGTCGTTCTTGTAGAAGGACCGGATCGACAGGAAGGTCGAGCTGCCGTTGATCGGGTCGCCGTTGGGCATGGTGCCGGTCCAGCCGCTCGGCACCGAGAGCGGGTCGTTGAACCGGCTGTAGTCGGTGCGGGTCTCCGGGACGGAGATGCCCAGCGCGTCCTGGTTGTTGGTCCACATGCCGTCGAGCAGCTTCTGCGCCGCGGCCTTGGCCGCCGCGTTGCCGGACTTGGCCGCGTAGTACGACAGCAGCTTGGCGTAGGAGCCGGAGACGCCCACGTCGTTGGTGTAGTCGACGACGCTCACGTGCAGGCCGGTGTTGGCGCCCGGGGAGGCCGCGTTCCAGGTGTCCGGCTTGCCGCTCCAGGCCAGCGTGGACGGGAACTTGTAGCTGCCGTCGGCGTTGAAGGTGGTCTGGGACAGCGCCCAGGTCACCCACTTGTCCAGGATGGCCTTGGCCTTCGGGTCACCGCTGGAGTAGTAGTACTCGGCCATCCGCTCCAGGCCCCAGGCCTGGAAGCCGAACCACTGGTTGGACGGCGGGTCGTGGTAGACCGGCGCCTCGTCGTAGAACATCCCGTAGAAGGTCGGGGTGCCGGCCGGCGGGGTCCCGTAGTCGCCCTCCCAGCTGTTGGTCGCGCCGCCCGCGATCGCGCCCTCGCTGGACTGCAGCCACTGGGTGAACTCCACCTGGCGGCCCATCGAGGTGGTCCAGTCGGTCTTGCCGGTGGCCGACTTGGGGGCCATCGCCGGGTCGTTGACCAGCGCGTACGCGGCCATCGGGTTCTGGTAGCCGCCGTGCGCCGCGCTGTCGCCGATCCGCCAGGACCAGCCGGCCGAGGTGTCGGTGGCGCCGCCCCAGGCGTAGTACCAGGACAGCAGGTAGTGCTCGGAGCTCTTGCCGCTGCCGGGCGCGCAGGTGCTGGCGCCGACGCAGTTGCCGACCTGCTTGAAGTACTTGTCGAAGAACGAGTACCGCAGGTAGTCGCCCATCTTGCCGGCCTTGGCCACCGTGGTGGCGACCTGCGGGCCGTTGCCCTGCGCCTTGGCCCAGGTGTCGGCCCAGTACGCGGCCTGGATGGCGCGCGCGTCGGCGTCCGGCGCGTCGGTGTACTTCCACTGCTTGGCGTACGAGTTGTCCTTGACGAACAGGTCGAGGTACCCGTTCTTGCCGCCGTACTTGAAGTTGTCGCAGGTGGGCTGCGGGATGGTCTCCCACACCGACTCCTGCGCGCCGCGCTGGTAGGTGTTGATGAAGGACGGGCCGGTGTCGGACGGGCCGGCCTCGCACTTGCCGGGCGCGTTGCCGTAGCCGTAGACGTTGTCGACGTCCTGCAGCCAGTGCATGCCGTAGATGTCGTCGGTGCCGTACGCGCTCTTCAGCTCGCCGGCGATCGGGTCGTTGCCCGCGGTGACCGAGGTGTCCAGCGCGGCCGGGTAGTCGCTCGGCAGCGGGCGCTCGGGCGCGTAGGTGGCCGGCTTGGAGGCGTTGTAGAACGAGTTCGTCGGCTGGTCGGCGTGCCCCGGGATCATGTACGTCTCCATGAGCGTCCATGCCGCGTTGAACTTCGACCAGTCCTGGGTGACCCGCCCGTACTGGGCCTCCAGCCAGAGCAGGTACGAGTACGCCTCCGAGGTGGTCTCGTGCCCCTGGTCGGGGGCCTCGACCAGCAGGGTCTCCACCGAGTGGTAGGGGATGCCCTCGGGCGAGAAGTAGCCGTTCGCCGGGTCCTTGATCTTGTTGTAGAGCTGCAGGAACCGGTCGTTGTACACGCCCGAGGCGGCGGCCAGCTCGGTCACCGTGACCGCCGAGGAGGTGTACCCGGTGGCGGTGGAGGTGAAGGTGGCCGAGCCGGTGGAGGAGGCGTCGGCGGTGAGCGTGACGGTCTGCGCCGTCGACCAGTTGCTCGGGGTGAAGGTCAGCGTCGCGCCGGAGCTGATGGACAGTCCGGTGTTGCCCGAGCTCCGGGCGGTGGTGACGGTGACGTTGGCGCTGGGCTGGCTGCTGAGCTTGACCGCGAAGCTGCCGGTCTTGCCCTGGTTGACCGACAGGGTCAGCGGGGTGGCGCTGATCGCCGGGCCGGCCGCCACCGTGATGCCCGCCGGGGTCGACTCGCTGCTCGCGCCGAGGCTGTCGTACGCCTTGGCGTAGATCGAGTGGTTGCCGCTGGCCGCGCCCGTCCAGTTGAAGGTGTACGGGGCGCTGGTGGCGGTGCCGATCAGCGTGGTGTTGTCGTAGAACTCGACTTTGCTGATGCTCGCGCCGTCCGCCGCCGTGGCCGTCGCCGCGAGCGGGATGGCCGCGCCCGCCTGGTAGTTGGCGCCGGGGGCGGGACTGGTCAGGGCGGCGGTCGGGGCCGCGTGCGCGCCGGTGCAGCTGGTGCCGTTGACCGCGAAGGAGGTCGGCGCGGTGTTGGTGCCGCTGTACGAGAAGTTGGCGCCCGCGCTGGCCGAGCCGCCCGCCGCGATGGTGCCCGCCCAGGCGGGGGCGGCGACGGTGACGTTCTTGCCGGACTGGCTCCAGGTGCCGTTCCAGCCGGAGCCGGAGAGGGTCTGGTTGCCGGTGTAGGCGTAGGTGAGCGTCCAGCCGTTGATCGCGGCGGTGCCCTTGTTGTTGATCGCCACGTTGGCGGTGAAGCCGCTGCCCCAGTCGTTCGTCGTGTAGTCGACGGAGCACTGGAGGACGGCGGCGGAGGCCGGGACGGCGACCGCGGTCGACAGGCCGGCGGCGAGCAGCGTGAGGGCGGCAGTGAGCGCCGAGACCCTGGTGCGGGGTGGAGACATGACGGCTCCTCGGTGGGGGTGGGTGGGGGAGTCCGGGGGCGGTCGTGCGCGGGCGGATCCGGGGGCGGTGCCGGGAAGCCTTCCGCGGAGGTCCGAGCCTTCCGCGGGGTCTTCCCCGTGGGGTCTTCCGGGGTGGATCCGCCGGGGTCGTTCTGTGGGAGCGCTCCCAAATATCGGGAGGGGCATGCGCACTGTCAAGGGATCGCGCACCGCCGGACCGTGTTGGCAACTGGCCTACCCCTGGCTATGGTTCGGGGCGGGCCTGTGGGAGCGCGCCCACTTTTCCCTCCTCCAAGGAGTCGGACATGACCGTCCGCACCACCACCACGGCGCTGGTCGCGGCACTGGCCGCGACCGCTGCGGCCACCCTCGCGCTCACCGGCGCCGGCCCCGCGGCCGCCGCCGGCCTCCAGTGCTCCGTCGACTACACGACGAACGACTGGGGCAGCGGCTTCACCGCGAACGTGAAACTTACCAACGCCGGCACCACCCCGATCGACAACTGGAGCCTCGGCTACGCCTACACCGGCAACCAGACCCTCTCCGGCTCCGGCTGGAACGGCACCTGGAGCCAGTCCGGCAAGAACGTCACCGTCGCCGCCCCCGCCTGGGCGGCCACCCTCGCGGCGGGCGGCTCGGTCAGCGCGGGCGCCAACTTCTCCTACAGCGGGACGAACGCGGCCCCGACCTCGTTCACCGTCAACGGCGTTGCCTGCAACGGGGCTTCGAACCCGTCCCCGTCGCCGTCCGCCTCCGCGTCCCCCTCTCCCTCGGCCTCGCCCTCGCCGTCCGCCTCGGCGTCCGCGTCCCCGTCCTCCTCGGCCTCTCCGTCGCCGTCCGGGAGCACCGGCACCGGCACCGGCAAGGCCCCGGCGCTGCACGTCTCCGGCAACAAGCTGGTGGACGCCAACGGGGCGCAGGTGGTGCTGCGCGGCGTGAACCGCTCCGGCATGGAGTTCATGTGCGTCCAGGGCTACGGGTTCTCCGACGGCCCGGTGGACGCCGCCTCGATCGCCGCGATCAAGGGCTGGAAGGCCAACGCCGTCCGCGTCCCGGTCAACGAGGACTGCTGGAACGGCTACGCCAACGTCAAGCCGGAGTACGCGGGCGAGAACTACCGCACCGCGGTGAAGAACTTCGTCTACGCGCTGCGGGACGCCGGGCTCACCCCGATCATCGACCTGCACTGGACCCAGGGCCTCTACACCGGCAACTCCTCGGGCTGCTCGGACGTCAACTCGACCTGCCAGAAGCCGATGCCGGGCGCCGGCGCGGCGACCTTCTGGTCCTCGGTGGCCACCACCTTCAAGAACGACCCCTCGGTGGTCTTCGACCTGCTCAACGAGCCCTACGCGGACCGCGCCGTCTCCGGCATCGACCAGGCGTGGAACTGCTGGCGGGACGGCGGCAGCGCCTGCCCCGGCATCAGCTACCCGGTCAGCGGCATGCAGACGCTGGTGAACTCCGTCCGCACCGCCGGTGCGAACAACGTCATCCTGCTCGGCGGCCTGGCCTACTCCAACGACCTCGGCCAGTGGCTGGCCCACAAGCCGACCGACCCGGCGGGCAACCTGGCCGCGTCCTGGCACGTGTACAACTTCAACACCTGCTCCAGCCAGTCCTGCTGGAACTCGACCGTGGCGCCGCTGGCCGCCCAGGTCCCGGTGGTGGTCGGCGAGATCGGTGAGAACGACTGCGCCCACTCCTTCATCGACCAGGTGATGTCCTGGGCCGACGCCGCCAAGGTCTCCTACCTCGGCTGGACCTGGAACACCTGGGACTGCGGCCAGGGCCCGTCGCTGATCTCCGACTTCGACGGCACCCCGACCGCGTTCGGCCTGGGCCTGAAGAACCACCTGGCCGCCGTCAACTGACGGACCGTCCGGTCCTGCCCCTCCGATCCGCCCGGCCGGCGACTCCCGGTCAGCCCGCCGGGCGGATCTCCACCCCCGCGGCGGCGAGCCGCTCCAGGGCGGGGTGGTCGGGGGCCGCGTCGGTGATCAGGCCGGTGACGCGGTCCCAGGGCAGGACGCGGAACGGGGAGGCGGCGCCGATCTTCTCGGCCGAGGCGAGGATCCAGGTCTCGGCCGCCCGGCCGGCCAGGGCGCGCTTCATCGCCGCCTCGTCGGCGTCGCCGGTGGTGAGCCCGGCCTCGGGGTGAACGCCGGTGACGCCAAGCAGGCAGAGGTCGGCGGAGACGTTCTGGGCGGCTTCGACGGCGGCGGCGCCGCAGGCCACCGCGGAGTGCTTGAACACCCGGCCGCCGAGCAGGAACAGTTCGGCCCGGGGGTGTTCGAGCAGCGCCGCCACCACCGTCGGGCTGTGCGTGATCACGGTGCAGTCGAGGTCGGCCGGGAGCAGCCCGGCGACGGCGAGCGCGGTGGTGCCGCCGTCCAGGATCAGCGTGCTGCCGGGCCGGATCAGCTCGACGGCCGCGGCGGCGACCTTCCGCTTGCCGCCGGGCGTCACCGACTGCCGCTCGGCGTAGCCCGCCATCGCCGGGGAGGCGGGCAGCGCTCCGCCGTAGACCCGCTGGCAGAGCCCTTCGGCGGCGAGGTCGCGCAGGTCGCGGCGGACGCTGTCCTCGGAGATGCCGAGTGCGGCGGCGACGTCCTTGGCCACCACCTTGCCCTCGGTCGCCAGCAGTTCGAGCAGGTGGTCGCGCCGTTCCGCAGCCAGCATTCTCATTCTCTCCTGTTCTTTCACGTTCTTGCATGTATCGTAGCGCCCCATGACCACACCGACAGCATCACCCCGCACCGACTCCGGCTCCCCCATGCTCGTCCTGATCGCCGGACCGTACCGCTCCGGCACCGGCGGCGACCCGGCCGCGATGGCCGCCAACCTGGCCCGGCTGGAGGCCGCCGCCTGGCCGGTGTTCGCCGCCGGGCACCTGCCGGTGATCGGCGAGTGGATCGCGCTCCCCGTCCTGCGCTCGGCCGGCGCGGGCCCGACCGACCCGCTGGCCGACCGGGTGCTGTACCCGACCGCGGACCGGCTGCTCGTCCACTGCCACGCGGTGCTCCGCCTGCCCGGCGACTCCGCGGGCGCGGACCAGGACGTCGCCACCGCACGCCGCCGCGGCCTGCCGGTCTACCACGACGTCTCCGAACTCCCGCACCGCGCGGGCCGGGAGGAGGCGTGAGCGGCCGCCCGGGAATCGACCTCCCCGACCACCGCGGCCGCACCGGCCTGGACCGGGCCGGGCGCGGGCTGCGCGGCAACCCGGACGTGCGGGTGCGCGAGGTGGAGCTCACCTCGCAGGGCTGGCACGTGCTGCGCCGCACCACCTTCGACTACCGCGGCCGCGACGGCCGGTGGACCACCCAGCAGCGCGAGACCTACGACCGCGGCAACGGCGCGACGGTGCTGCCGTACGACGTCGCGCGCGGCACCGTCCTGCTGACCCGCCAGTTCCGGTACCCGGCGTACGTCAACGGGCACCCGGACGGGATGCTGGTCGAGGCGGCGGCCGGGCTGCTCGACGCGGACGACCCGGTCACCGCGGTGCGCCGCGAGAGCCTGGAGGAACTGGGCGTGGAACTCGGCCCGTTGACGCACGTGCTGGACGCGTACATGAGCCCGGGCTCGGTCACCGAGCGGCTGCACTGCTACGCGGCGCCCTACCGCCCGGCCGACCGGACCGGGCGCGGCGGCGGGCTGGCGGAGGACGGCGAGGACATCGAGGTGCTCGAACTGCCCTTCGCCGAGGCGCTGGCGATGACCCGGGACGGCCGGATCGCCGACGGCAAGACCGTCCTGCTGCTGCAGTGGGCCGCGCTGGACGGCCCGTTCGCCCCGGGCGCGGCGGCCGGCCGGTAGGCGGGGTCCTGGGAGGGCCGCCGCCGACCGGGCCGCCGTCGGCCGGGGCCCGCCCGGAAACGTGCAGGAACGTGCAGCGGGGGGTCAGAGCCGGGTGGGGCCGCCGTACCGGGCGAAGAACTCCTCGGCGAACATGGCGAACAGCGCCACGTCCCGGTGCTCGCCCGCGACGAAGAAGTGCCGGCCCAGTCGGCCCTCCTCGACGAAGCCGAGCCGCCGCTGGAGCGCCAGCGAGGGCTCGTTGTGGGCGAACACCCGGGCGGTGGCCTTGTGGTGGCGGCGCTCCTCGAACTGGTGCCGCAGCACCAGCCGGACGGCCTCGGCCGCGTAGCCCCGCCGGCGGTGCTCGGCGCCGACGGTGATGCCGTACTCGAACAGCCCGCTGCGGTTGTCCGCCCGGTGCACGCCGACCGAGCCGACCGCGGCGCCGTCCGCGCGCGACTCGACCACCAGCTGGTAGGTGTCGGCGGTCGGGTCGGCGGCGGCCTTCTCCCTGGCCAGCGCCGCCCACCCCTCGGCGGAGCGCGGCGGGTCGAGCGCGTCCCCGAGGCGCTCCTCCTGCTCGGAGAGCCGGGCCAGCAGCGGTCCGTCCCCCGGTTCGACCGCGCGCAGCCTGACCCGTTCACCCGTCCAGTAGCTCGTCATCCGGTCTTCGTACCACGCCCGGAGCGCCGCCCCCGGACCGGCCCCGTCCGGGGGGTTCCCGTCCCGCCGGCCCGGGCGGCCGGAAAGCGGGCTGTGACGCGGCGGCCCGCGAACCGCGTCTGAAGGGTGACAGGGCACGGAACCTCGGGGAGCAGTGATCGTGGCATCGACGGCAGGGCGCGGCACGGACGCGGAGTACACGGACTACACGGAGTTCGCGGCCGCCCGGTCCGGACACCTCTTCCGCGCGGCCTGCCTGCTGACCGGCGGGGACACCCACCTCGCGGAGGACCTGGTGCAGGAGACGCTGAGCCGGATGTACACGGTGTGGCGGCGGCCGGGCCGGTTCTTCGGCGGCCGGGCGATCGAGAACCCGGCCGGGTACGCGCAGGGGGTGCTGTACCGGCAGTTCGTCAGCCACCACCGGCGGCGCAGCGCCGGGGAGCGGCCGATCGCCGAAGTCCCGGACCTGCCGGGCCCGGAGGGCGACGGCGCGCTGCGGGTCGCCCTGCTGACCGCGCTGGCCGAACTGGCACCGCGGGACCGGGCGGTGCTGGTGCTGCGCTACTGGGAGGACGTCAGCGTGGAGGAGAGCGCGGAGATCCTGCGCTGCAGCGCGGGCGCGGTCCGCACCCGCTCCGCCCGGGCGCTGGCCCGGCTGCGCGCGCTGCTCGGCGACAGCCTCCAGGACCTCTCCGTCCGCTGACGCCCGCCTCCGGCCTCCCGCGGCGCTCCTCGCGGCACTCCCACGGAACTTCCCCACGGAACTCCTCACAGAGACGGTGATCACGCATGTCCGAGCAGTCCGAGCACGACTTCGAGGACCGGCTGGCGCAGGTCCTGCGCCGGACCGGCGACGGCTTCCGCCCCGACGGGCCGCACCTGGTGGCGGCGGGCGCGGCCCGGGGCCGCCGCCGGCAGCGCCGGCAGCTGGCGCTGGTGGCGGGCGCCGCCGCGGCGGTGGTGGCGGCGGGCGGTCTGACGGCCGTGCTGCTGCCGCCGGGCGGCGGGGCGGCGGCCGGTCCGGCGGCGGGGCGTTCGGGCGGGCCGTCCGGGGCCGCGGCGGACGGGCCGTCCCTGGTGTCGGCGCTGGCCGAGCGGCTGCCCGCGGGGGTGCGGGTCCTGCGGTCGGCGGGCGACTGGTCCGGGGTGGCCGGGCTCCGGGTGGCGGGCGAGTCGGCGGAGCTGACTCTGGACGACGGGCACGGGGCCGGCCTGGTGACGGTGCTGGTGTCCGACGTGCGGGGCCGGCAGGTGAAGAGCGGCTGCCCGCTGTCGAACTCCTCGAACGAAGTGTGCGAGGTGCGGCCGGGCCCGGACGGCGGCTCGCTGACGGTCGGGGCGATGGACCCGGACCCCGGGCCGCGGGGCACCGGCACGGCCGCCTTCACCGGCCCGGACGGGCTGCGGGTGGTGCTGTCCGCGTACTCCTTCGCCGACCAGGAGCACCAGGACCGGACCAGGCCGACCCCGGTGCTGACGCCCGATCAGCTCGCGGCGCTGGCGGCCGACCCGGTCTGGGCCTCGTTCCGGTCCGGACTCTCCCCCGACGACCCGTCCGCCGGGGCCACCCTCGGACCGGACGGGTCGCCGGTGCGGCTGCGCGAGCTGCTGCCGCCCGGGCTGCGGACGGCGAGCGACTCGGAGTGGGCGGGCGGCCAGCGGCTGACCGCCGCGCAGGACGGGCACGAGCTGGTGCTGACGGTCCGCGCGCAGCGGGCCGACCGGGCGGCCCGGGACTGGTTCGCGGCGGTGCCGGCCGGGGCGGACGGCGTCCGGGTGCGCGCCACGACGGCCCGGGAGGTGCCGGGCTCGCAGGGGGCGACCGAGTCGGCGGTGGACGTGCTGCGCCCGGACGGCGTCCGGGTCCGGGTGACGGCGGTGAACCCGGCGGGCGCGGGGTCGCCGGACGCCGGGAAGCCGCCGCTGCTGTCCGCGGAGCAGCTGCGCGGGATCGCGCTCGACCCCCGCTGGGCGGCCCCGGACGCCCGGTAGGCCGGCGGGCGGCGGTGCTCAGTAGCGGTAGCGGACGGCTTCGACGACCTGCTCGGGGGTGCGGTCGGCGAAGCGGGCGATCTCGGCCTCGCGGACGTCGATGACGGCCTGCCAGAGCTGTTCGCCCATGGCGGTCCGCAGCACCTGCGACTTGCGCAGCGCGTCGACGGCCCGGCCGAGCGTGTCGGGGAGGCGTTCGGCCGCGCCGTCGGGGTCGCCGGTGGTCTCGGCGGGCAGCCGCAGGGCGCCGCCGAGGCCGGCCAGTCCGGCGGCCAGCACGCCGCCGACGGCGAGGTAGGGGTTGGCGGCGGCGTCGAAGCACTTGATCTCGGCGTTGGCCTGGTCGGGGGCGGAGCCGGTGATCAGGCGGAGCGCGGCCTCCCGGTTCTCCAGGCCCCAGCAGCGGTGCGGCCCGGACCAGTGGCCGGGGACCAGGCGCAGGTAGCTGGCCACGGACGGGGCGCCGAGGGCGAGCAGCGCGGGCAGTTCGGCGAGCACGCCGGCCAGGAACGCCTCGGCCTCCCGGGTCAGCCCGTGCGGGCCGGTGCCGCCGTGGCCGAGGTTGTGGCCGTCGCGCCACAGGCTGAGGTGCAGGTGGCCGCCGTTGCCGACGCCGTCGGGGGCGGTGACGGGGGCGAAGCTGGCGCGCAGGCCGTGCCGGAGTGA
Above is a genomic segment from Kitasatospora cineracea containing:
- a CDS encoding glycoside hydrolase family 48 protein is translated as MSPPRTRVSALTAALTLLAAGLSTAVAVPASAAVLQCSVDYTTNDWGSGFTANVAINNKGTAAINGWTLTYAYTGNQTLSGSGWNGTWSQSGKNVTVAAPAWAGTIAAGGSASAGANFSYSGTNTAPTSFAVNGTSCTGAHAAPTAALTSPAPGANYQAGAAIPLAATATAADGASISKVEFYDNTTLIGTATSAPYTFNWTGAASGNHSIYAKAYDSLGASSESTPAGITVAAGPAISATPLTLSVNQGKTGSFAVKLSSQPSANVTVTTARSSGNTGLSISSGATLTFTPSNWSTAQTVTLTADASSTGSATFTSTATGYTSSAVTVTELAAASGVYNDRFLQLYNKIKDPANGYFSPEGIPYHSVETLLVEAPDQGHETTSEAYSYLLWLEAQYGRVTQDWSKFNAAWTLMETYMIPGHADQPTNSFYNASKPATYAPERPLPSDYPAALDTSVTAGNDPIAGELKSAYGTDDIYGMHWLQDVDNVYGYGNAPGKCEAGPSDTGPSFINTYQRGAQESVWETIPQPTCDNFKYGGKNGYLDLFVKDNSYAKQWKYTDAPDADARAIQAAYWADTWAKAQGNGPQVATTVAKAGKMGDYLRYSFFDKYFKQVGNCVGASTCAPGSGKSSEHYLLSWYYAWGGATDTSAGWSWRIGDSAAHGGYQNPMAAYALVNDPAMAPKSATGKTDWTTSMGRQVEFTQWLQSSEGAIAGGATNSWEGDYGTPPAGTPTFYGMFYDEAPVYHDPPSNQWFGFQAWGLERMAEYYYSSGDPKAKAILDKWVTWALSQTTFNADGSYKFPSTLAWSGKPDTWNAASPGANTGLHVSVVDYTNDVGVSGSYAKLLSYYAAKSGNAAAKAAAQKLLDGMWTNNQDALGISVPETRTDYSRFNDPLSVPSGWTGTMPNGDPINGSSTFLSIRSFYKNDPSFAKVQSYLNGGAAPTFTYHRFWAQADIATAMATYGDLFGG
- a CDS encoding cellulase family glycosylhydrolase; this translates as MTVRTTTTALVAALAATAAATLALTGAGPAAAAGLQCSVDYTTNDWGSGFTANVKLTNAGTTPIDNWSLGYAYTGNQTLSGSGWNGTWSQSGKNVTVAAPAWAATLAAGGSVSAGANFSYSGTNAAPTSFTVNGVACNGASNPSPSPSASASPSPSASPSPSASASASPSSSASPSPSGSTGTGTGKAPALHVSGNKLVDANGAQVVLRGVNRSGMEFMCVQGYGFSDGPVDAASIAAIKGWKANAVRVPVNEDCWNGYANVKPEYAGENYRTAVKNFVYALRDAGLTPIIDLHWTQGLYTGNSSGCSDVNSTCQKPMPGAGAATFWSSVATTFKNDPSVVFDLLNEPYADRAVSGIDQAWNCWRDGGSACPGISYPVSGMQTLVNSVRTAGANNVILLGGLAYSNDLGQWLAHKPTDPAGNLAASWHVYNFNTCSSQSCWNSTVAPLAAQVPVVVGEIGENDCAHSFIDQVMSWADAAKVSYLGWTWNTWDCGQGPSLISDFDGTPTAFGLGLKNHLAAVN
- a CDS encoding DeoR/GlpR family DNA-binding transcription regulator, with protein sequence MLAAERRDHLLELLATEGKVVAKDVAAALGISEDSVRRDLRDLAAEGLCQRVYGGALPASPAMAGYAERQSVTPGGKRKVAAAAVELIRPGSTLILDGGTTALAVAGLLPADLDCTVITHSPTVVAALLEHPRAELFLLGGRVFKHSAVACGAAAVEAAQNVSADLCLLGVTGVHPEAGLTTGDADEAAMKRALAGRAAETWILASAEKIGAASPFRVLPWDRVTGLITDAAPDHPALERLAAAGVEIRPAG
- a CDS encoding DUF4406 domain-containing protein, with the protein product MLVLIAGPYRSGTGGDPAAMAANLARLEAAAWPVFAAGHLPVIGEWIALPVLRSAGAGPTDPLADRVLYPTADRLLVHCHAVLRLPGDSAGADQDVATARRRGLPVYHDVSELPHRAGREEA
- a CDS encoding NUDIX domain-containing protein, yielding MSGRPGIDLPDHRGRTGLDRAGRGLRGNPDVRVREVELTSQGWHVLRRTTFDYRGRDGRWTTQQRETYDRGNGATVLPYDVARGTVLLTRQFRYPAYVNGHPDGMLVEAAAGLLDADDPVTAVRRESLEELGVELGPLTHVLDAYMSPGSVTERLHCYAAPYRPADRTGRGGGLAEDGEDIEVLELPFAEALAMTRDGRIADGKTVLLLQWAALDGPFAPGAAAGR
- a CDS encoding GNAT family N-acetyltransferase, whose protein sequence is MTSYWTGERVRLRAVEPGDGPLLARLSEQEERLGDALDPPRSAEGWAALAREKAAADPTADTYQLVVESRADGAAVGSVGVHRADNRSGLFEYGITVGAEHRRRGYAAEAVRLVLRHQFEERRHHKATARVFAHNEPSLALQRRLGFVEEGRLGRHFFVAGEHRDVALFAMFAEEFFARYGGPTRL
- a CDS encoding SigE family RNA polymerase sigma factor, whose protein sequence is MASTAGRGTDAEYTDYTEFAAARSGHLFRAACLLTGGDTHLAEDLVQETLSRMYTVWRRPGRFFGGRAIENPAGYAQGVLYRQFVSHHRRRSAGERPIAEVPDLPGPEGDGALRVALLTALAELAPRDRAVLVLRYWEDVSVEESAEILRCSAGAVRTRSARALARLRALLGDSLQDLSVR